AAAGAAGATATCGCGAATCAATCCTTCATAACCGTGAAAACAAAATATAATTGGCTTATCTTTGGTAAAATAGCTGTCAAATTCTTCATCTTTTAAGCCCCGAGGATCAATAGTCGGATGACGCAATTTCAATAAGTCGACAACATTAATAAAGCGAATCTTTAAATCAGGAAATTCTTTGTGTAAGATTGTGATCGCTGCTAATGCTTCTAAATTGGGCTCAGTACCGGCTGCAGCAAGGACAACATCTGGATTTTCATTTTCTTCAGTTGAGGCCCAATCAATAATTTTCAAGCCATCTTTCACCAATACTTCTGCTTCTTCAACAGAATAAAATTGAGGCCGTGGGTGTTTAGACGATACGATTAAATTAATTTTTTCAGTTGACGTTAGCGTCTTTTCCATTACTGCCATCAAGGTATTGGTGTCCGCTGGTAAATATTCACGGATAAACTCCGGTTTTTTCTCAGCTAAATGGGTTAAGATGCCTGGATCTTGATGTGTATAACCATTATGATCTTGTTGAAAAGCAGTAGAAGTAGCAATCAAATTTAAAGAAGGATATTGTTTTCGCCAAGGTTGTTCTTTAGCTTTACGCATCCACTTGAAATGTTGTGTAATCATGGAGTCCACCACACGCAAGAACGCTTCATAGGAGGCAAAAAAGCCATGTCTGCCGGTTAGAACATATCCTTCTAAGAATCCTTCGCTTTGGTGTTCAGACAATTGTGAATCAATCACTCGTCCTGCTGGCGACAACCACTCATCATATTTTGGCTTTTCTAGTTCTAACCATTGCCGATTTGTGGCAGAAAATATCTCATTTAAACGATTCGACTTCGTTTCATCCGGCCCAAAGACACGAAAATTATGCGGATTAGCGACGATTAAATCCCGCGCAAATTTACCAAATTCAATCATATCTTGCGCAGTTACAGCTCCGGGTGTCGTAGTATCAATAGCATATTTATACCAATCAGTCATTTTTAATGGTTGGGGATTAAGTCCACCGTTTGTAATTGGATTTGCAGACATCCGTTGTTTTCCTTTGGGTGCTATTTCGCGAATTTCCGCTTTGATCGTCCCATTTTCATCAAATAGTTCTTCTGGACGATATGATTTTAACCACTTAACCAAAGCATCACTATGAGTCATGTGAGTACCATCTACTGGAATAGGCACTTGATGCGCCCGAAAACTACCTTCAATTGTCTCCCCATCCCATTCTTTTGGTCCCGTCCAACCTTTTGTCGTGCGACAGATAATCATTGGCCAATGAGGCATTACTGCTTGTTCAGCTGGTTTTTGCCGCGCTTTTGTTTGGATCTCTTTAATTTTTTCTATCGCTTCATCCATAACTTTTGCCATTTGAAAATGTAAGATTGCTGGATTATCTCCGACAACAAAAAGAGGTGTCCAGCCCATCCCTTCAAAATACTTTTGCAAATCTTCATCTGTTTTCCGAGACAAAATTGTCGGATTGGAAATTTTTGCCCCATTTAAATGTAAAATAGGTAAAACTGCGCCATCATTAACTGGGTTAATAAATACATTTGAAAACCATGATGTTGCCAAAGGACCTGTTTCTGCTTCTCCATCTCCCACGACTGTAGCAGCAATAACTGCTGGATTATCCAAAATAGCCCCTGTCGCATGAGATAAAGAATAGCCTAGTTCACCGCCTTCATGAATAGATCCTGGTGTTTCTGGTGCCGCATGAGAAGCAATGCCTCCTGGAAACGAAAAGATCTTACATAATCGTTTTAAACCAGCTTCATCCTGTGTAACTTCAGGATAAATTTCAGAATAACTACCATCAATATAAGAATTTGAAACCATTACCTGACCACCATGCCCCGGGCCTTCAATGTAAAACATGTTTAAATTGTATTTATTAATTACACGATTTAAATGGGCATAAATGAAATTTTGTCCCGCAA
The genomic region above belongs to Enterococcus saigonensis and contains:
- a CDS encoding phosphoketolase family protein → MTVDYDSKAYLAKVDAWWRTANYISVAQIYLKDNPLLKCELTKKDVKIHPIGHWGTIAGQNFIYAHLNRVINKYNLNMFYIEGPGHGGQVMVSNSYIDGSYSEIYPEVTQDEAGLKRLCKIFSFPGGIASHAAPETPGSIHEGGELGYSLSHATGAILDNPAVIAATVVGDGEAETGPLATSWFSNVFINPVNDGAVLPILHLNGAKISNPTILSRKTDEDLQKYFEGMGWTPLFVVGDNPAILHFQMAKVMDEAIEKIKEIQTKARQKPAEQAVMPHWPMIICRTTKGWTGPKEWDGETIEGSFRAHQVPIPVDGTHMTHSDALVKWLKSYRPEELFDENGTIKAEIREIAPKGKQRMSANPITNGGLNPQPLKMTDWYKYAIDTTTPGAVTAQDMIEFGKFARDLIVANPHNFRVFGPDETKSNRLNEIFSATNRQWLELEKPKYDEWLSPAGRVIDSQLSEHQSEGFLEGYVLTGRHGFFASYEAFLRVVDSMITQHFKWMRKAKEQPWRKQYPSLNLIATSTAFQQDHNGYTHQDPGILTHLAEKKPEFIREYLPADTNTLMAVMEKTLTSTEKINLIVSSKHPRPQFYSVEEAEVLVKDGLKIIDWASTEENENPDVVLAAAGTEPNLEALAAITILHKEFPDLKIRFINVVDLLKLRHPTIDPRGLKDEEFDSYFTKDKPIIFCFHGYEGLIRDIFFNRENRNLHIHGYRENGDITTPFDMRVFSEMDRFHVAQVAAQAVYGAKSAEFVQKMADILNYHHDYIRTNGVDIPEVRNWHWEKL